Proteins from a genomic interval of Medicago truncatula cultivar Jemalong A17 chromosome 3, MtrunA17r5.0-ANR, whole genome shotgun sequence:
- the LOC25489758 gene encoding scarecrow-like protein 1, with translation MTDTTMSLIGSSELPPASHKNAKLYSLKEIDINPDLSSQITYSDKHRSMYMTDAYSSESYEKYFHDSNTEELIEPSSSNVSTSFMPTRQRGADQSSFGSDLIMENRSMDSIEVDGVMRSKLEALERALLDDSDIEEEEEYGNSQTMEIDPNIIDWADPDPIQNMLLFHDHDSPKEYSSPDSNISSISSTTKEITKISRTPKQLLYECATAISEGNEEEASSMINNLRRIVSIQGEPSQRIAAYMVEGLAARLAESGKSIYRALKCKEPPSSDRLAAMQILFEVCPCFKFGFIAANNAITEAVKDETKIHIIDFDINQGSQYITLIQTLASRSCKPSHVRLTGIDDPESVQRSIGGLKIIGQRLEQLAETLGLSFEFRAVSSRTSIVTSSMLNCRRGEALVVNFAFQLHHMPDESVSTVNERDQLLRLVKSLNPKLVTVVEQDVNTNTAPFLQRFVEAYNYYSAVFESLDFTLPRESQDRMNVERQCLARDIVNTVACEGEDRIERYEVAGKWRARMTMAGFSSSPMSTNVSDEIQKQVKLYCDRYKIKEEKGALHFGWEDKNLIVAAAWR, from the coding sequence ATGACGGATACAACCATGTCATTAATTGGATCTTCTGAGCTACCTCCGGCATCACATAAAAACGCTAAGCTCTACTCGCTAAAGGAAATTGATATTAACCCTGATTTGTCCTCCCAAATTACTTATTCTGATAAGCATAGAAGCATGTATATGACAGATGCTTACTCGAGCGAGAGTTACGAGAAGTATTTCCATGACTCGAATACAGAAGAACTGATAGAACCATCTAGTTCCAACGTCTCTACAAGTTTCATGCCAACAAGGCAACGTGGTGCTGATCAGTCCAGTTTTGGATCAGATTTGATAATGGAAAATCGAAGCATGGATTCAATTGAAGTTGATGGTGTAATGAGATCAAAACTAGAAGCATTGGAGAGGGCATTGCTTGATGATAGTGACATTGAGGAAGAAGAGGAATATGGTAATTCTCAAACCATGGAAATTGATCCTAACATTATTGATTGGGCTGATCCTGATCCAATTCAGAATATGCTGCTGTTCCATGACCATGACTCACCAAAGGAGTATTCGTCTCCAGATTCCAATATTAGCAGCATCAGTAGCACCACcaaagaaataacaaaaatttCTAGGACCCCCAAGCAACTTCTTTATGAATGTGCTACTGCAATTTCAGAAGGAAATGAAGAGGAAGCATCGTCAATGATAAACAATCTCCGACGAATTGTCTCAATTCAAGGAGAGCCTTCCCAAAGAATTGCAGCCTATATGGTGGAGGGACTCGCCGCTCGCCTCGCTGAATCCGGAAAAAGTATTTATAGAGCTTTGAAATGCAAGGAACCTCCTTCTTCGGACCGTCTAGCAGCGATGCAGATATTGTTCGAGGTTTGTCCATGTTTTAAATTCGGGTTTATTGCTGCTAACAACGCAATTACAGAAGCGGTTAAAGATGAAACGAAAATTCATATCATAGATTTTGATATCAATCAAGGAAGTCAGTACATAACCCTGATTCAAACACTTGCTTCGAGGTCTTGTAAGCCATCACATGTTAGATTGACCGGGATTGATGATCCTGAGTCCGTGCAGCGATCCATTGGAGGACTAAAGATCATAGGACAACGACTTGAACAACTAGCAGAAACACTTGGTTTGTCATTTGAATTTCGAGCGGTCTCATCGAGGACTTCGATTGTCACCTCATCAATGCTTAATTGTCGTCGTGGAGAAGCTCTTGTGGTGAACTTTGCATTCCAGCTTCATCACATGCCTGACGAGAGCGTTTCAACAGTGAACGAAAGAGACCAACTTCTTCGCTTGGTAAAGAGTTTGAATCCAAAGCTTGTAACGGTCGTGGAGCAAGATGTAAACACCAATACCGCTCCGTTTTTGCAGAGATTTGTTGAAGCTTACAATTACTACTCAGCTGTGTTTGAGTCACTTGATTTTACTCTTCCTAGAGAAAGCCAGGATAGGATGAATGTTGAGAGGCAATGCTTGGCAAGAGATATTGTTAATACGGTTGCATGTGAAGGTGAAGATAGGATAGAACGGTATGAAGTCGCGGGAAAATGGAGAGCTAGGATGACAATGGCTGGATTCAGTTCATCACCAATGAGTACAAATGTGAGTgatgaaatccaaaaacaagTTAAGTTGTACTGTGATAGGTACAAGATAAAGGAGGAAAAGGGCGCACTTCATTTTGGTTGGGAAGACAAAAACTTGATTGTTGCTGCAGCATGGAGGTGA
- the LOC25489759 gene encoding thioredoxin 1: MALENCLRVSTARPQCLPSLFPTSREKVVFSAQRAGFKKSVLNSTLSFPSGVAYRKSRFICNAREAVNEVGAVTDSSWNELVLASDTPVLVDFWAPWCGPCRMIAPIIDELAKEYAGKISCYKLNTDENPNIATKYGIRSIPTVLFFKNGEKKESVIGAVPKSTLSTTVEKYIDA, encoded by the exons ATGGCTTTGGAGAATTGTTTAAGAGTATCCACAGCCAGACCTCAGTGTCTTCCTTCATTGTTTCCAACTTCAAGGGAAAAGGTTGTTTTCTCAGCTCAAAGAGCAGGATTCAAGAAATCTGTGCTGAACTCAACACTATCATTCCCATCTGGTGTTGCCTACAGAAAATCTCGTTTTATTTGCAATGCTCGTGAAGCTGTAAATGAAG TTGGAGCAGTGACTGACTCAAGCTGGAATGAGCTTGTTCTTGCAAGTGACACCCCTGTGCTGGTAGATTTTTGGGCACCATGGTGTGGTCCATGCAGGATGATAGCGCCTATTATTGATGAGCTAGCCAAAGAATATGCTGGGAAAATTTCGTGCTACAAGCTCAACACAGATGAGAATCCAAACATAGCAACAAAGTACGGCATCAGAAGCATTCCAACTGTTCTATTTTTCAAGaatggagagaaaaaagaaagtgtaatTGGTGCAGTTCCAAAGTCTACTCTGTCTACAACTGtggaaaaatatattgatgCATGA
- the LOC25489760 gene encoding transcriptional corepressor SEUSS has protein sequence MVPPGPGPPTPIGGAQSLSPSLMRSNSGMLGAQGAPMSSLVSPRTQFNNMNILGNMSNITSMLNQSFPNGVPNHGLTGPGSSQRGGIETGSEIGQLSSVGNGTSFPNSPSSFGQSNMTSAGSSGQVQGQQFSNSSTNQLLPDHQHSQPLDTQNFQHSQQSMQQFSSPLNTQQQQHFQSMRGIGGMGPVKLEPQLNNDQLGQQQLQSMRNLPPVKLEQQQIQTMRSLAPVKMEPQHCDQPLFLQQQQQHQQQQQFLHMSRQSSQATAAQINLLNHHRLLQLQQHQQQQQQLLKAMPQQRSQLPQQFQQQNMPMRSPVKPAYEPGMCARRLTHYMYQQQHRPEDNNIEFWRKFVAEYYAPNAKKKWCVSMYGSSRQTTGVFPQDVWHCEICNRKPGRGFEATVEVLPRLFKIKYESGTLEELLYVDMPREYHNSSGQIVLDYAKAIQESVFEQLRVVRDGQLRIVFSPDLKICSWEFCARRHEELIPRRLLIPQVSQIGAVAQKYQALTQNATPNASAPELQNNCNMFVASARQLAKALEVPLVNDLGYTKRYVRCLQISEVVNSMKDLIDYSRETGTGPMESLAKFPRRTVNSCGVRNQAQQHEDQLKQQQQQQMMVHNSNGDQNPVQAASMQIASSNGMVSVNSSVNSASASTTTSTIVGLLHQNSVNSRQNSMNNASSPYGGNSVQIPSPGSSSTVPQAQPNSSPFQSPPTPSSSNNPPQTPRSILTPPNQMNTTNSPANISLQQNQYQPSLSGDADPSDAQNSVQKIIHEMMMSSQMNGTGGMAGAGSIGNDLKNVNGILPMSANTGLNNGNGTVNSNSGVGNYGTVGFVPSTMPNGIRAAMVNHSVMNGRGGMASIARDQAMNHQQDLSNQLLSGLGAVNGFSNFQFD, from the exons ATGGTACCACCAGGACCAGGGCCACCAACTCCTATTGGCGGTGCTCAGTCTCTTTCACCTTCTCTAATGAGATCAAATTCAGGAATGTTAGGAGCTCAAGGGGCTCCAATGTCTTCGCTTGTGTCTCCTCGtactcaattcaacaacatgaaCATTCTAGGAAATATGTCCAATATAACTTCTATGCTGAATCAATCTTTCCCAAATGGAGTTCCAAACCATGGGCTTACTGGTCCAGGAAGTAGCCAGCGTGGAGGAATTGAAACTGGAAGTGAAATAGGCCAACTTTCCAGTGTTGGCAATGGAACAAGCTTCCCTAATTCTCCATCCTCATTTGGACAATCAAATATGACGAGTGCGGGTTCCTCTGGTCAAGTTCAGGGTCAACAATTTTCCAACTCTTCTACAAACCAACTGTTGCCAGATCATCAGCATTCTCAACCGCTTGATACTCAAAATTTCCAACACAGCCAGCAGTCAATGCAACAGTTCTCTTCTCCTCTGAATACGCAGCAGCAACAGCATTTTCAATCAATGCGAGGAATAGGTGGAATGGGACCAGTGAAGTTAGAGCCCCAGCTAAATAATGACCAACTTGGACAGCAGCAGCTGCAATCAATGAGGAATCTTCCTCCTGTGAAATTAGAACAGCAACAAATTCAAACAATGAGATCTCTGGCACCAGTTAAAATGGAGCCCCAACATTGTGATCAGCCGTTATTTTTGCAGCAGCAACAgcagcatcaacaacaacaacagttcCTCCACATGTCGAGACAATCTTCTCAGGCTACTGCTGCTCAGATCAATCTTTTGAACCATCACAGGCTTTTACAGCTACAGCAACaccagcagcagcagcaacaactcTTAAAGGCAATGCCTCAGCAACGGTCTCAATTACCACAGCAATTTCAACAGCAGAATATGCCTATGAGGTCTCCTGTGAAACCGGCATATGAACCAGGGATGTGTGCGAGGCGGCTGACACACTACATGTATCAGCAACAACATAGACCTGAA GATAACAACATCGAGTTTTGGAGGAAGTTTGTTGCTGAGTATTATGCTCCTAATGCCAAGAAGAAATGGTGTGTTTCGATGTATGGAAGTAGCAGACAAACAACTGGAGTTTTCCCTCAG GATGTATGGCACTGCGAAATATGTAATCGGAAACCAGGCCGTGGGTTTG AAGCAACCGTTGAGGTTCTTCCTAGGCTTTTCAAGATAAAGTATGAAAGTGGCACTCTGGAAGAGCTACTTTATGTTGACATGCCCCGTGAATATCATAATTCCTCTGGCCAGATTGTTCTAGACTATGCAAAAGCAATACAAGAAAGTGTTTTTGAGCAACTTCGTGTTGTTCGTGACGGTCAACTTCGAATAGTTTTCTCTCCAGACCTGAAG ATATGCTCTTGGGAATTTTGTGCTCGGCGCCATGAAGAGCTCATCCCCAGAAGATTGTTAATACCTCAG GTTAGTCAGATTGGAGCGGTTGCCCAGAAATACCAGGCTTTAACTCAAAATGCAACACCCAATGCATCTGCTCCAGAGTTACAAAATAATTGCAATAT GTTTGTTGCATCAGCCCGTCAATTGGCCAAAGCCCTAGAAGTTCCATTGGTTAATGATTTAGGATATACAAAGAGATATGTGCGCTGCCTACAG ATATCAGAAGTGGTAAATAGCATGAAAGACTTGATAGATTACAGTAGAGAAACTGGGACTGGACCTATGG AGAGCTTAGCTAAATTCCCTCGGAGAACAGTTAATTCCTGTGGAGTTCGTAATCAAGCTCAACAGCATGAAGATCAATTaaaacaacagcagcagcaacaaaTGATGGTCCATAACTCAAATGGCGATCAAAACCCAGTGCAAGCTGCTTCCATGCAAATTGCTTCCAGCAATGGTATGGTTAGTGTAAATAGTTCTGTCAACTCGGCGTCCGCATCAACAACCACAAGCACTATTGTTGGACTTCTCCACCAAAACTCTGTGAATTCTAGACAAAATTCAATGAACAATGCAAGCAGTCCATATGGAGGTAATTCTGTTCAGATTCCATCCCCTGGTTCCTCCAGTACTGTGCCACAGGCCCAGCCAAACTCATCCCCTTTTCAGTCACCACCTACACCATCCTCATCTAATAACCCCCCACAAACACCTCGATCCATTTTAACGCCTCCCAATCAAATGAATACAACAAATTCACCAGCTAATATTTCACTGcaacaaaatcaatatcaacCATCTCTTTCTGGTGATGCTGACCCAAGTGATGCTCAAAACTCAGTCCAGAAAATCATACATGAGATGATGATGTCATCCCAAATGAATGGTACTGGTGGAATGGCAGGTGCTGGTTCTATAGGAAATGACTTGAAGAATGTAAATGGTATTCTGCCAATGAGTGCAAATACAGGGCTCAACAATGGTAATGGCACAGTGAATAGTAATTCAGGTGTCGGTAATTATGGAACAGTGGGGTTCGTTCCATCCACTATGCCTAATGGAATCAGAGCTGCTATGGTAAACCATTCAGTCATGAACGGAAGGGGAGGAATGGCATCCATTGCTCGGGATCAAGCTATGAATCATCAACAGGATCTGTCAAACCAACTACTTAGTGGTCTAGGAGCAGTAAATGGTTTTagtaattttcaatttgattga